From a single Nostoc sp. MS1 genomic region:
- a CDS encoding phosphodiester glycosidase family protein encodes MKNHCQRKNQNCAIKPHNYSLWQIVVSPITVISLYLSATFATNAQQPAKLGQANTQRPVSPASVRLTSGSQISLNGRNLPGAWLQQPGGATFISDGALRQLIGVDLLSSNNPTKQPVVWFSPTTQPLVLNTRLQGGYRYLDITNFARTAGWQIQTQGNTLAIATPRAQVSNLRFNQPPATRIVLDLDRPTPWQVRQGQPIKLPVDPNAPPDAKPPAPTLREWTIVLDGIADPGLIQRYTPLPVTPPSPLEANPLKQLPTPDSLVKRVEVVNNQTLITLNVPLALSPKVSTINNPDRLVIDLRPDPLEPRDITWANGIRWRQQFLNLGTDRFPVVSLEINPRTVGLTLKPIITNSDTLVGTAPILQTAQRYFAVGAINGGYFNRNNRYPLGAIRQDGQWLSSPILNRGAIAWNNAGEFYFGRLSLQETLVISNGLRSATLGGTPSPILFLNSGYVQSGIARYTPAWGQTYTPLTDNERIFLVQNNKISNQFAGDKAGQTSFPIPRDGYLLTLRGNASALTSQLPIGTDVQITSNTTPADFNRYPNIIGAGPLLIQNSQIVLNAESEQFSKAFITERAIRSGICTTANNTLLITATHNRAGGLGPTLAEHAQLMKLLGCVNALNLDGGSSTSLYLSGQLLDRYPNTAARVHNGIGIFLQPR; translated from the coding sequence ATGAAAAATCACTGTCAGCGTAAAAATCAAAATTGCGCTATCAAACCACATAATTACAGCCTTTGGCAAATTGTTGTGTCACCAATCACAGTAATATCACTATATTTATCTGCAACCTTTGCCACAAACGCCCAGCAGCCAGCCAAGTTAGGTCAAGCAAACACACAGCGTCCAGTATCACCTGCATCGGTGCGATTAACTTCTGGTAGCCAAATCTCCCTCAATGGTCGTAATTTACCAGGAGCTTGGTTGCAACAACCAGGAGGAGCAACATTTATCAGTGATGGCGCTCTGCGGCAATTAATAGGCGTAGACCTATTAAGTAGTAATAATCCAACAAAACAACCCGTTGTCTGGTTTTCTCCTACTACCCAGCCTTTAGTTTTAAATACTAGACTGCAAGGCGGATATCGCTATCTCGATATTACCAACTTTGCCCGGACAGCCGGATGGCAAATTCAAACCCAAGGTAACACTTTAGCGATCGCAACTCCCAGAGCGCAAGTAAGCAATCTTCGCTTCAACCAACCACCAGCCACGCGCATTGTTTTAGATTTAGACCGCCCCACCCCTTGGCAAGTCAGACAAGGGCAACCAATTAAACTCCCAGTTGACCCTAATGCCCCACCAGATGCCAAACCCCCAGCACCAACTTTGAGGGAATGGACAATAGTGCTTGATGGTATAGCCGACCCTGGTTTAATACAACGCTACACACCCTTACCCGTAACGCCACCATCTCCATTAGAAGCAAATCCACTCAAACAACTACCGACACCCGACTCACTAGTCAAGCGAGTAGAGGTAGTAAATAACCAAACCCTAATTACCCTGAATGTTCCCTTGGCTTTATCACCCAAGGTTAGCACCATTAATAATCCTGATCGCCTAGTTATCGATTTACGCCCCGACCCCTTAGAACCACGAGATATTACTTGGGCAAACGGAATACGTTGGCGACAACAGTTTCTTAATTTAGGTACAGACCGCTTCCCTGTGGTATCTCTAGAAATTAATCCCCGCACTGTGGGGCTAACCTTAAAACCTATTATTACTAACTCAGATACTTTAGTAGGCACAGCCCCCATTCTGCAAACAGCCCAACGTTATTTCGCAGTTGGGGCAATTAACGGCGGATACTTTAACCGCAACAACCGTTATCCCTTGGGTGCAATTCGCCAAGACGGTCAATGGTTATCAAGCCCAATTTTAAATCGAGGTGCGATCGCCTGGAATAATGCTGGAGAATTTTACTTCGGTCGCCTCAGCCTACAAGAGACATTAGTAATATCAAATGGTTTGCGATCAGCTACGCTGGGCGGAACGCCATCGCCAATATTATTTCTCAACAGTGGTTACGTGCAGAGCGGTATCGCCCGTTACACACCAGCCTGGGGGCAAACATACACCCCCCTAACCGACAACGAAAGAATTTTCCTAGTCCAAAACAACAAAATTAGTAATCAGTTTGCTGGGGATAAAGCAGGACAAACCAGCTTTCCCATTCCCAGAGACGGGTACTTATTAACATTACGTGGAAATGCTAGTGCGCTCACATCACAACTACCAATAGGTACTGATGTACAAATTACCAGTAACACTACACCTGCTGACTTTAACCGTTACCCCAACATCATCGGAGCCGGGCCACTGTTAATTCAAAACAGTCAAATTGTCCTCAATGCCGAAAGCGAACAATTCAGCAAAGCCTTCATCACCGAAAGAGCCATCCGCAGTGGTATTTGTACAACTGCCAACAACACCTTATTAATCACCGCCACCCATAACCGTGCAGGCGGACTAGGCCCAACCTTAGCAGAACACGCCCAACTCATGAAGCTTTTAGGCTGTGTCAATGCCTTAAACCTAGATGGCGGTAGCTCAACCAGCCTCTATTTAAGCGGACAACTACTAGACCGCTATCCCAACACAGCCGCTCGCGTCCACAATGGCATCGGTATTTTCCTCCAACCCCGCTAG
- a CDS encoding cupin domain-containing protein: protein MAQTQETTTKTNTLPLPTTINNRSVAATELRPWGSFTVLEEGRGYKIKRIEVKPGHRLSLQMHHHRSEHWIVVSGTARVVCGEAEILLGNNQSTYVPQCTAHRLENPGVIPLVLIEVQNGEYLGEDDIIRYQDDYARTGK, encoded by the coding sequence ATGGCCCAAACTCAAGAAACCACCACAAAAACCAACACCCTGCCCCTACCTACCACCATTAATAACCGTAGTGTTGCTGCAACTGAACTGCGTCCTTGGGGTTCTTTTACAGTTCTGGAAGAAGGACGCGGATATAAAATCAAACGCATCGAAGTTAAACCTGGACATCGCCTCAGCCTCCAAATGCACCACCACCGCAGCGAACACTGGATTGTTGTTTCTGGTACAGCTAGAGTAGTGTGTGGTGAAGCAGAAATTTTATTAGGCAATAATCAATCTACCTACGTACCCCAGTGTACTGCTCATCGTTTAGAAAATCCTGGTGTAATTCCTTTGGTACTAATTGAAGTACAAAACGGCGAATACTTAGGCGAAGACGATATTATTCGCTACCAAGATGATTACGCCCGTACAGGTAAATAA
- a CDS encoding HesB/IscA family protein, with protein MIHLSQAAASEINRLKLKQQPAAFFRITVKPGGCSDWFYDMSFDEKIQQGDRIFDEHNVQVVIDNASYNYINGLVIDYSEDLMGGAFRFQNPQAVATCGCGNSFSTTRPSAI; from the coding sequence ATGATTCATTTAAGCCAAGCCGCAGCTAGTGAAATCAATCGCTTAAAGTTAAAACAACAGCCAGCAGCCTTTTTTAGAATCACGGTGAAACCGGGTGGCTGTTCCGATTGGTTTTATGATATGTCCTTTGACGAAAAAATCCAACAAGGCGATCGCATCTTTGACGAACATAACGTCCAAGTCGTCATAGACAACGCCAGTTATAATTATATTAATGGTTTAGTCATAGATTATTCAGAGGATTTAATGGGTGGTGCGTTTCGTTTCCAAAACCCCCAAGCAGTAGCTACTTGTGGTTGTGGTAATTCATTCTCTACCACTAGACCATCTGCTATTTAA
- the rpsL gene encoding 30S ribosomal protein S12, with the protein MPTIQQLIRTEREKARQKTKSPALKQCPQRRGVCTRVYTTTPKKPNSALRKVARVRLTSGFEVTAYIPGIGHNLQEHSVVMIRGGRVKDLPGVRYHIIRGTLDTAGVKDRKQGRSKYGTKRPKEAKK; encoded by the coding sequence ATGCCAACAATACAACAGTTAATCCGTACTGAACGCGAGAAAGCGCGTCAGAAAACCAAGTCCCCTGCTCTAAAACAATGCCCTCAGCGTCGAGGAGTTTGTACAAGAGTATACACGACCACTCCTAAAAAGCCCAACTCAGCTCTACGGAAAGTAGCACGGGTGAGATTGACTTCAGGATTTGAAGTTACAGCTTATATCCCAGGAATTGGTCACAATCTACAAGAACACTCAGTTGTAATGATTCGTGGCGGTCGGGTGAAAGACTTACCAGGTGTAAGATATCACATCATCCGAGGCACATTAGATACAGCCGGAGTTAAAGACCGCAAGCAAGGTCGCTCCAAATATGGAACTAAGCGCCCGAAAGAAGCGAAAAAATAA
- the rpsG gene encoding 30S ribosomal protein S7, producing the protein MSRRGVIQRRPIPPDSVYNSRLVSMIIRRIMRHGKKSLSARIVYDAMKTIEERTGNNALEVFERAVRNATPLVEVKARRVGGATYQVPMEVRSDRGTTLALRWLVQFSRSRPGRTMASRLANELLDAANETGNAIRKREETHRMAEANKAFAHYRY; encoded by the coding sequence ATGTCTCGTCGTGGTGTTATTCAAAGGCGGCCAATACCGCCTGACTCTGTGTATAACAGCCGGTTGGTGAGTATGATCATCCGCCGAATTATGCGTCATGGAAAAAAATCACTATCTGCACGCATTGTTTATGATGCGATGAAAACAATTGAAGAACGCACTGGTAATAATGCTCTAGAAGTGTTTGAAAGAGCAGTCAGAAACGCAACACCGTTAGTTGAAGTGAAAGCTCGTCGTGTCGGTGGTGCTACTTACCAAGTACCGATGGAAGTGCGTTCAGACCGGGGTACTACCCTAGCACTGCGTTGGCTGGTACAATTTTCTAGAAGTAGACCCGGCCGCACAATGGCAAGCCGATTAGCTAATGAGTTACTTGATGCTGCCAACGAAACCGGGAATGCTATTCGCAAACGGGAAGAAACGCACCGGATGGCGGAAGCAAATAAAGCATTTGCACACTATCGTTACTAA
- the fusA gene encoding elongation factor G — protein sequence MARTNPLEKVRNIGIAAHIDAGKTTTTERILFYSGIIHKIGEVHEGTAVTDWMEQERERGITITAAAISTSWKDHQINIIDTPGHVDFTIEVERSMRVLDGVIAVFCSVGGVQPQSETVWRQADRYKVPRIAFINKMDRTGANFYRVHEQMRDRLRANAIAIQLPIGSENDFKGIVDLVRKRAYIYTNDQGTDIQETDIPEDMQDKTEEYYTKLIEAVAETDDDLMTKYFEGEALTEEEIRTALRKGTIAGTIVPVLCGSAFKNKGVQLMLDAVVDYLPAPTEVPPIQGTLANGDTVERRADDAEPLAALAFKIMADPYGRLTFVRVYSGVLKKGSYVLNATKNKKERISRLVILKADERQDVEELRAGDLGAALGLKETLTGDTITDEGAPVILESLFIPEPVISVAVEPKTKNDMDKLSKALQSLSEEDPTFRVNVDPETNQTVIAGMGELHLEILVDRMLREFKVEANVGAPQVAYRETIRKTVTNVEGKFIRQSGGKGQYGHVVINLEPGEPGTGFEFVSKIVGGVVPKEYIGPAEQGMKESCESGILAGYPLIDVKATLVHGSYHDVDSSEMAFKIAGSMAMKEAVLKASPVLLEPVMKVEVEVPEDFIGNVIGDLIARRGQIESQSTEQGLAKVASKVPLATMFGYATDIRSKTQGRGIFTMEFSHYEEVPRSVAETIIAKSKGNA from the coding sequence GTGGCACGTACAAACCCGCTAGAGAAGGTACGCAATATCGGTATTGCGGCGCATATAGATGCGGGCAAAACCACGACTACAGAGAGAATATTATTTTACTCTGGCATTATTCATAAAATTGGTGAAGTTCACGAAGGAACTGCTGTAACTGACTGGATGGAGCAAGAGCGGGAACGGGGTATTACCATTACTGCTGCGGCTATCAGTACCAGTTGGAAAGATCACCAAATTAACATTATCGATACTCCTGGTCACGTAGACTTCACAATTGAAGTTGAACGCTCAATGCGGGTGTTGGATGGTGTAATCGCGGTATTTTGTTCCGTAGGTGGTGTACAACCCCAATCTGAAACAGTGTGGCGGCAAGCAGACCGTTACAAAGTGCCTCGAATTGCCTTCATTAACAAGATGGATCGCACAGGCGCGAACTTCTACAGAGTTCACGAACAAATGCGCGATCGCCTGCGGGCTAATGCCATTGCCATTCAGTTGCCCATTGGTAGTGAAAACGACTTCAAAGGCATCGTAGACTTAGTACGTAAACGTGCATATATTTATACCAATGACCAAGGTACGGATATCCAAGAAACGGATATCCCGGAAGATATGCAGGATAAAACCGAAGAGTACTACACCAAGCTCATAGAAGCAGTTGCTGAAACTGATGATGACTTGATGACTAAGTACTTTGAGGGTGAAGCACTCACAGAAGAAGAAATTCGTACTGCTCTGCGTAAAGGTACAATTGCCGGTACTATCGTACCCGTACTTTGTGGCTCCGCCTTTAAAAACAAAGGTGTGCAGTTAATGTTAGATGCAGTTGTAGATTATCTACCTGCACCAACAGAAGTACCCCCCATTCAAGGCACACTTGCTAATGGGGATACCGTAGAGCGTCGAGCTGATGATGCAGAACCCCTAGCGGCTTTGGCATTCAAGATTATGGCTGACCCTTACGGCCGCCTCACCTTTGTTCGTGTTTATTCAGGCGTTCTCAAAAAAGGTAGCTACGTCTTAAATGCTACTAAAAACAAGAAAGAACGGATTTCTCGTCTAGTAATCTTGAAAGCAGATGAGCGACAAGACGTTGAAGAACTAAGAGCAGGTGATTTGGGTGCTGCACTAGGATTAAAGGAAACTTTGACAGGTGATACCATCACTGATGAAGGCGCACCAGTAATTCTAGAATCCCTGTTTATTCCTGAGCCTGTAATCTCAGTAGCGGTTGAACCCAAAACTAAGAACGACATGGACAAATTGTCCAAGGCTCTGCAATCTCTGTCTGAGGAAGATCCAACCTTCCGCGTCAATGTTGACCCTGAAACCAACCAAACTGTAATTGCCGGGATGGGTGAACTCCATCTGGAAATTCTCGTAGACCGGATGTTGCGCGAATTTAAAGTGGAAGCGAACGTTGGTGCGCCACAAGTGGCTTACCGCGAAACGATTCGTAAAACAGTCACCAACGTGGAAGGTAAGTTCATCCGTCAAAGTGGTGGTAAAGGTCAATACGGTCACGTTGTGATCAATTTGGAACCAGGAGAACCCGGTACTGGCTTTGAGTTCGTCTCTAAAATTGTTGGCGGTGTAGTACCTAAAGAGTACATTGGCCCCGCAGAACAAGGTATGAAAGAAAGCTGTGAATCAGGTATTTTAGCTGGATATCCTTTAATTGATGTCAAAGCAACGCTAGTTCATGGTTCTTACCACGATGTAGACTCTTCAGAAATGGCTTTCAAAATTGCTGGCTCAATGGCAATGAAAGAAGCTGTACTCAAGGCTTCACCAGTTCTGTTAGAACCTGTGATGAAAGTTGAAGTAGAAGTTCCTGAAGACTTTATCGGGAACGTTATTGGCGACCTCATCGCCCGTCGAGGGCAGATTGAAAGCCAAAGCACTGAACAGGGACTCGCTAAAGTGGCATCAAAAGTTCCACTGGCGACCATGTTTGGCTACGCCACAGATATCCGGTCAAAAACCCAAGGTCGGGGTATCTTTACGATGGAGTTCAGCCACTACGAAGAGGTGCCTCGCAGCGTAGCTGAAACTATCATCGCAAAAAGCAAAGGGAACGCTTAA
- the tuf gene encoding elongation factor Tu, which translates to MARAKFERTKPHVNIGTIGHVDHGKTTLTAAITMTLAALGQAVAKGYDQIDNAPEEKARGITINTAHVEYETANRHYAHVDCPGHADYVKNMITGAAQMDGAILVVAATDGPMPQTREHILLAKQVGVPKLVVFLNKEDMMEDEELLELVELELRELLTEYDFDGDEIPIVRGSGLQALEAMTKSPKTQRGENPWVDKIYALMDAVDSYIPDPERAIDKPFLMAVEDVFSITGRGTVATGRIERGKVKVGDTVELVGIRDTRNTTVTGIEMFKKSLEEGMAGDNAGVLLRGIQKADIERGMVIAKPGSITPHTQFEGEVYVLTEKEGGRKTPFFPGYRPQFYVRTTDVTGTITAFTSDEGAAAEMVMPGDRILMTVELINPIAIEQGMRFAIREGGRTIGAGVVSKIVK; encoded by the coding sequence ATGGCACGCGCAAAGTTTGAAAGAACCAAACCCCACGTAAACATCGGTACAATTGGCCACGTTGACCACGGTAAGACAACCTTAACAGCAGCTATCACCATGACCTTGGCTGCTTTAGGCCAAGCAGTAGCTAAAGGCTACGACCAAATTGATAACGCACCTGAAGAAAAGGCGCGGGGTATCACCATTAACACCGCTCACGTTGAATACGAAACCGCTAACCGTCACTATGCCCACGTAGACTGTCCTGGTCACGCTGACTATGTGAAGAACATGATTACTGGTGCGGCGCAAATGGACGGAGCAATTCTCGTAGTTGCTGCTACCGATGGTCCTATGCCCCAAACCCGTGAACACATCCTGTTAGCTAAACAGGTAGGCGTTCCCAAGCTGGTAGTCTTCCTCAACAAAGAAGACATGATGGAAGACGAAGAACTACTAGAGTTGGTAGAACTAGAACTCAGAGAATTGTTAACTGAGTACGACTTTGATGGCGATGAAATCCCCATCGTGAGAGGTTCTGGTTTGCAAGCTCTCGAAGCAATGACCAAGAGTCCTAAGACTCAACGTGGCGAAAATCCTTGGGTAGACAAAATCTACGCATTAATGGATGCTGTAGATTCTTACATCCCCGACCCAGAACGCGCCATTGATAAGCCCTTCTTGATGGCGGTAGAAGACGTATTTTCTATTACTGGTCGTGGTACAGTTGCTACCGGCCGGATTGAGCGTGGTAAGGTGAAAGTCGGCGATACTGTGGAACTAGTAGGTATCAGAGATACCCGCAACACCACTGTTACCGGGATTGAAATGTTCAAAAAGAGTCTTGAGGAAGGTATGGCAGGAGACAACGCTGGTGTACTCCTCCGTGGTATCCAAAAGGCTGATATTGAACGCGGTATGGTAATCGCTAAACCCGGTTCTATCACCCCTCACACCCAATTTGAAGGTGAAGTTTACGTTCTCACCGAGAAAGAAGGTGGTCGTAAAACTCCATTCTTCCCAGGCTACCGTCCTCAATTCTACGTGCGGACAACAGACGTAACCGGCACTATTACAGCTTTCACCTCAGATGAGGGTGCTGCGGCTGAAATGGTAATGCCAGGCGATCGCATCTTGATGACCGTAGAATTGATCAACCCCATCGCTATTGAGCAAGGTATGCGCTTCGCTATTCGTGAAGGTGGTCGTACCATCGGTGCTGGTGTCGTTTCTAAAATCGTCAAGTAG
- the rpsJ gene encoding 30S ribosomal protein S10, which yields MATLQQQKIRIRLQAFDRRLLDTSCEKIVDTANRTNATAIGPIPLPTKRKIYCVLRSPHVDKDSREHFETRTHRRIIDIYQPSSKTIDALMKLDLPSGVDIEVKL from the coding sequence ATGGCAACTCTACAGCAGCAGAAGATAAGAATACGTTTACAAGCTTTTGACCGTCGTTTATTAGATACATCTTGCGAGAAGATTGTTGATACAGCTAACCGGACTAACGCTACAGCCATAGGCCCCATTCCCTTACCTACAAAACGGAAAATCTACTGTGTGCTGCGATCGCCACACGTAGATAAAGATTCCCGCGAACACTTTGAAACCCGCACCCATCGCCGGATTATTGACATCTACCAACCTTCATCTAAAACTATCGATGCGTTGATGAAACTAGATTTACCCTCTGGTGTAGATATCGAAGTGAAATTGTAA
- a CDS encoding LON peptidase substrate-binding domain-containing protein gives MTSSSRIAVRELPLFPLPEVVLFPTRPLPLHIFEFRYRIMMNTILESDRRFGVLMVDPVKGTVANVGCCAEIIHYQRLPDDRMKMLTLGQQRFRVLEYVREKPYRVGLVEWIEDHPPTKDLRPLATDVEQLLRDVVRLSAKITEQNIEIPEELPDLPTELSYWVASNLYGVAGEQQSLLEMQDTAARLEREAEILTTTRNHLAARSVLKDTFNTK, from the coding sequence ATGACATCTTCTTCTAGAATTGCCGTCCGCGAACTACCTCTGTTCCCGTTACCCGAAGTAGTTCTGTTCCCCACCAGACCGTTACCCCTACATATTTTTGAGTTTCGCTACCGAATCATGATGAACACGATTTTGGAAAGCGATCGCAGGTTTGGGGTGTTAATGGTTGACCCAGTGAAGGGTACAGTTGCCAATGTAGGCTGCTGTGCAGAAATTATTCACTACCAGCGCCTACCAGATGACCGGATGAAAATGTTGACTTTGGGACAGCAAAGATTTCGGGTTTTAGAATATGTAAGGGAAAAACCCTACCGCGTTGGTTTAGTAGAATGGATAGAAGACCATCCGCCAACAAAAGATTTGCGTCCTTTGGCGACTGATGTAGAACAATTACTACGGGATGTTGTTCGTCTTTCAGCAAAAATTACCGAACAAAATATAGAAATTCCCGAAGAATTGCCAGACCTACCTACAGAATTATCATACTGGGTAGCTAGTAACCTATATGGTGTAGCTGGAGAGCAGCAATCATTGCTGGAAATGCAAGATACGGCTGCCCGCCTAGAACGAGAAGCAGAAATTTTGACCACCACCCGTAATCACTTAGCAGCTCGTTCTGTTTTGAAAGACACTTTTAATACGAAGTAA
- the pheA gene encoding prephenate dehydratase: MSLTIAHLGPPGTYAEQAAALYVNWLTHTTESEAILYPCPSIAQSLQAVAAGKTELAVVPVENSIEGSVTMTMDTLWQLDSLQIHSALVLPIAHTLISCANSLDQIKAVYSHPQALAQCQGWLGAFLPNVQVIPINSTTEALQKLEQDLTIAAIASSRAAQLYNLPILARNINDYPENCTRFWVVSQAQAEVVHQLPRQNPTHTSIAFSVPANVPGALLKPLQIFAHLGINLSRIESRPTKRSLGEYLFFIDIESDVSTPQMETALAELNAYTEVLKIFGSYSVLSVNNPQ; the protein is encoded by the coding sequence ATGTCCTTAACTATTGCCCATTTGGGGCCGCCAGGCACTTATGCGGAACAAGCTGCTGCTTTGTATGTTAACTGGCTAACTCACACAACTGAAAGCGAAGCTATTTTATATCCGTGTCCAAGCATAGCCCAGTCCCTACAAGCCGTTGCTGCCGGAAAAACTGAGTTAGCTGTTGTGCCTGTAGAAAATTCAATTGAAGGCAGCGTCACTATGACGATGGATACATTGTGGCAGTTGGACAGCTTGCAAATCCACTCAGCTTTAGTCTTGCCGATCGCTCATACTTTAATTTCTTGTGCTAACAGTTTAGATCAAATCAAAGCTGTTTATTCTCATCCCCAGGCTTTAGCCCAGTGTCAAGGATGGTTGGGCGCTTTTCTCCCCAATGTCCAAGTTATCCCCATCAATTCTACAACTGAAGCTCTACAAAAATTAGAGCAGGATTTGACAATAGCAGCGATCGCTTCTAGTAGAGCGGCGCAATTGTACAATTTACCCATACTAGCCCGTAATATTAACGACTATCCAGAGAACTGTACTCGCTTTTGGGTAGTTAGTCAAGCACAAGCTGAGGTTGTGCATCAACTACCTAGACAAAATCCTACCCACACTTCTATTGCTTTTAGTGTGCCAGCCAACGTACCCGGAGCTTTACTTAAACCACTACAAATATTTGCTCACTTGGGAATTAACTTGAGTCGTATTGAGTCTCGTCCTACAAAGCGATCGCTAGGAGAATATCTATTTTTTATTGATATAGAATCTGATGTCAGTACACCACAGATGGAAACTGCTCTGGCAGAACTAAATGCCTACACAGAAGTTTTAAAAATTTTTGGTAGCTATAGTGTACTGTCAGTTAATAATCCACAATGA
- a CDS encoding phospholipid carrier-dependent glycosyltransferase, translating into MLTTSIIKNRPHLLLLLLWLVIGIFLRFLRLAALPPWTDECATMVFSLGNSFRTVPLNEVISSDILLQPLRVDPANGINSVIHELLTQSTHPPAYFVLAHFWMKLFSPTGEIASIWLARSLSAIFGVLSIPAMFSFGYLTFRSKLVGQMAAAMMALSPYIVFLGREARHYTLAMLLVIASLYCCIKAIQSIHSQQSLPLWTVLAWVAINSLGMATHYFFALTLAAEALVLFAHIWRTRKQNSRQSNWWPILIAVLGTLIGCLVWIPFWQSIPDNDLTNWVAISNPQTRWLEPIGRLLLWNISMLLLLPSAFTSLSIGIVIASGMATLLFLLWSLPKIIYGLKTQQKSSDGRLEIQILYEYLLTTVFLCLFFTYILSKDLTLAARFQYIYAPAIILLLGAGLAGCWQHLVNGKVSVSIILLMALLGGIIVDGNFGYLQNQRPDILASLIHRVSPHNTLIATKHLHHGQTGRMMGLAWEFQQQADFNVQFFLAGKDSNSQEYTDSEQKLQDTIAKITRPLDVWLVEFRTPINLASQQCVQDKQYGKTAGEYSYKLYHCQSSMN; encoded by the coding sequence ATGTTGACAACATCAATCATAAAAAACCGCCCTCACCTATTACTATTGCTGTTGTGGCTAGTTATTGGTATTTTCTTACGATTTCTGCGTCTGGCGGCTTTACCGCCTTGGACTGATGAATGCGCCACGATGGTTTTCAGCCTGGGCAATAGTTTCCGCACCGTACCACTCAATGAAGTTATTAGTTCCGATATACTATTGCAGCCATTACGAGTTGACCCGGCAAATGGTATTAACAGCGTTATTCATGAACTATTAACGCAGAGTACCCATCCACCAGCCTATTTTGTCTTAGCCCATTTCTGGATGAAACTGTTTTCACCAACAGGGGAAATTGCCTCAATTTGGCTGGCGCGATCGCTTAGTGCTATTTTTGGTGTGTTATCAATTCCCGCCATGTTTAGCTTTGGTTATCTTACCTTCCGTTCTAAGTTAGTCGGACAGATGGCGGCGGCGATGATGGCACTTTCTCCCTACATTGTTTTTCTAGGTAGAGAAGCCAGACATTACACTTTGGCGATGTTATTGGTAATTGCTTCTTTATATTGTTGTATCAAAGCCATTCAATCTATCCACAGCCAGCAATCTCTACCTTTGTGGACGGTATTAGCTTGGGTAGCCATTAATAGTTTAGGTATGGCTACCCATTATTTTTTTGCTTTAACTCTGGCTGCGGAAGCACTAGTATTATTTGCTCACATTTGGCGCACCAGAAAGCAAAACTCTCGACAATCAAATTGGTGGCCTATTTTGATAGCCGTCTTAGGTACATTAATTGGCTGTCTTGTTTGGATACCTTTCTGGCAAAGTATTCCTGATAATGACTTAACAAATTGGGTAGCCATTAGTAACCCGCAGACCAGATGGCTAGAACCTATAGGGCGATTACTGCTGTGGAATATTAGTATGCTATTGCTCTTACCTTCTGCGTTTACAAGCTTATCTATAGGGATTGTTATTGCTTCTGGTATGGCAACTTTACTATTTTTATTGTGGAGCTTACCTAAGATTATTTATGGGCTGAAAACACAACAAAAATCGTCTGATGGTCGTTTAGAGATACAAATCTTGTATGAGTATCTGTTAACAACCGTCTTCCTCTGTTTATTCTTTACTTATATTCTAAGTAAGGATTTAACTTTAGCTGCACGATTTCAATATATTTATGCACCAGCAATTATTTTACTTTTAGGGGCTGGATTAGCAGGTTGTTGGCAGCATCTTGTAAACGGGAAAGTTAGCGTCAGTATAATTTTGCTAATGGCGTTATTGGGAGGAATAATTGTAGATGGGAATTTTGGTTATTTGCAAAACCAACGTCCAGATATTCTCGCTTCGCTTATTCATAGAGTTTCCCCCCATAATACGCTGATTGCAACAAAACATTTACATCATGGGCAAACTGGCAGGATGATGGGGTTGGCTTGGGAATTTCAACAGCAAGCAGATTTTAATGTCCAATTTTTTCTAGCAGGTAAAGATTCCAACAGTCAAGAATATACTGATTCTGAGCAGAAATTACAGGACACAATAGCGAAAATTACCCGACCTCTGGATGTATGGTTAGTTGAGTTCCGTACTCCGATTAATTTGGCATCTCAGCAATGTGTACAGGATAAACAATATGGTAAAACTGCGGGGGAATACAGTTACAAACTGTACCATTGCCAGAGTTCAATGAATTAG